The bacterium DNA segment CCCCATCTTACCTCTGTCTTTGTGGCCGGCCACAGTTTAGGTGAATATTCAGCCCTGGCCGCGGCAGGAGGACTTGATTTTGGCTCTTGTCTCCAGGTGGTTCAGATCAGGGCGAAAGCAATGGAGGCCGCCGCCAATATCAACGGCGGGGGGATGAGTGCTGTCTTGGGACTTGAGGCCACTGAGGTAGTTTCTATTTGCAGCAGAATAAGGCAATCCGTAAACCCTGTTAATGAAGGGGTCTGGCCGGTTAATTTTAACTGCCCGGGACAGATTGTTATTGCCGGGTCAAAATCCGCCCTGGAGCAGGCCGAAGGTGAAGTAAAAGAGGCCGGCGCTAAACGAGTGGTGCGACTATCTGTTAGTGGGCCTTTTCATACCCCTTTAATCAAAAGTGCCCAGGAGGAAGTGGGTTCAGCGTTAGATCAAGTGGCGATTTCGCCTCTAAAGACCCCGCTAATAACCAATGTTGAGGCGTCCCCCATCAGGGAACCAGGAGAGGTGAAAGATTCCTTGATAAGACAGGTAGTAAGTCCTGTTCGTTGGGAGCAGTCAATGCGCCTGGCCATACGGGAAGGGGTGACGACTTTTATTGAGATTGGCCCGGGAAAAGTCTTAACCGGT contains these protein-coding regions:
- the fabD gene encoding ACP S-malonyltransferase, with protein sequence MSKIAFIFPGQGAQYVGMGKGVYEGFTVAKEVFTRAGEILGYDLAQICFQGPAEILKQTGYTQAAVFTTSLAILQAITESVPHLTSVFVAGHSLGEYSALAAAGGLDFGSCLQVVQIRAKAMEAAANINGGGMSAVLGLEATEVVSICSRIRQSVNPVNEGVWPVNFNCPGQIVIAGSKSALEQAEGEVKEAGAKRVVRLSVSGPFHTPLIKSAQEEVGSALDQVAISPLKTPLITNVEASPIREPGEVKDSLIRQVVSPVRWEQSMRLAIREGVTTFIEIGPGKVLTGLLKKIDQSVKAFGVENLKEMERLITGREEGNKVSSQDIEKIQNKCNGVS